From the Halopiger aswanensis genome, the window ATTGAGTAACTAACAGACGCGCACGAAAGTGCGCTGAGCCGGAGTGCTTGGGTGGAGACGGGCGCTCCGGCTCACACACGCCCCCGCGTAGCGGGAGCAATCCATCGTTCGAATTGGCGAAATAAAGATGTGCCGACGTCCTGTTGGAACTATGGCAACGGTGCTTGGTTCTCTCGTTGGATTGTATCCTGCGACGTTGGGGCCTACAACTGGAGAACCATGGTCCTGAATATCACCATCCATTGCGATTGTAGCACTGCCATCGATACAATCCGTCCAGCAGTTCGGTCACATATCCGGACTACGAATGAGGCTCACTGTACCGATCACCAATCTGCCGACTAATCACGATCTCGACTACGATGCATCCAACTCTGACCGCGGTACTCGAACGGATTTCAACTCATGAGGACTGTGACCGAACGGCGCTTCCACCGCTGTACGAGGCTGTCGATCCCGAGGCCGTCACCTCGCTGCTCGAGTCAAATACAGACGTCG encodes:
- a CDS encoding HalOD1 output domain-containing protein — its product is MHPTLTAVLERISTHEDCDRTALPPLYEAVDPEAVTSLLESNTDV